The Lolium perenne isolate Kyuss_39 chromosome 6, Kyuss_2.0, whole genome shotgun sequence genome segment agcaaattaaacttaatgacgtgatcttatgctatgcttatttgggtgtatgtccattatatcatgcatctaatgacataactttgttattaataacatccaatgttcatgatcacgaaaccatgatcatctattaatcaacaaactagttatacaagaggcttactagggactccttgttgtttacataacacacatgtatcaatgtttcggttaatacaattatagcatggtatgcaaatatttatcataaacacaaagctatataataatcactttattattgcctcttggacatatctcaaacacatttttcatttttggcgtgtgtgaaagccatgaaaattcgaacattatagctcatttctaagaagatttgtttaggtatttgaaatattccatttttgatatttttctaTGATAGATTTGTTTTTCTCcaaaatttgatatattatacttatttttctcaATTAGAATGATTTAGTTATACTTTTTTAAAGACTGTCATGGAGAAATAGAAAAAAGCTATGCCGACGGTATAACCGTCGGCACAGGTCTATAGTgaaaaaaaagtaaaaaaaaatgttGTGCCGATGGCCAGACTGGTCTTGTGCCGATGGCTAAAACTGTGGCCGTCGGCACCTCAGCCTATACCGACTGCCAATTTAACGCCAATGGCCATCCTTGTCGCCGCGCTCCGGAGGCTCCTGTGccaacggccccgacatttggccgtcggcacatcgccTGGCCGTCGGTGTACGACAATTCTTCCGTAGTGTGTGCTCAAATCTATATTTCCCTTTTAGTTCCAGATTTGAGAACGAAGTTGTACGAGTATTAAATAATAAATTGTTTTGGTGCATTATCTTTACTTTTGTCATCTCTAAAGGGGTCGtaagttttattatgtgaacacATTTAGCATtcaacccgataaattttactctgGTTGTTAATAAGTGTCGAGCAATAGTTTTCTGCGTTAGATAGAGGAAACCATGTATGAAGCCTCCTTTTTTTTTGTTATGCAGTAGGTTTCTTCTAATTATTAATACTACGGCTAATAATGCTTAGCTTTATAGCTGCCGGTTCTTTGTAGAACTAACAGGCCACACAAATGTACTCGGATAATTTCTTATGTGTTTCATACTTCAGTCTGGCTATATATGTCCTATATATAAACTTCTATAGCAGGATTAGGTATCTTAATATTTTTTAAATCTCTTATATGTATGACAATGTAACAAGAATACTACATTCATGTTGCCACCaggttttttttttgtcttgcaaGGTCTTTGTAAGACGAGTGATTCCTCTTACTTGGGATCACTACAATGAGCGATAAAAAAGTTGGTCGTACTCATTATGAAATGTTAAACATTTTTTACCAAGATCGTTAAGGTACATACCTTTCAAGCTTCTTATAATAATTTTTTAGGAAGAAATTATTAAGTTACATGAGTAttcttattgtttttttttaattagcGAACTTTTCCTGTTTACTTTTTATTGCGAGCCTGTGCGCTGGCGCACGGGTTAAAGACTAGTTTCTGTATAATTGGGATAAGCAAGTCAGTATGTTCGTCCACTTTACTAACGCATTAAAAGACCATAAATGTATCAAGTAAAAAAATGAGACCATAAATACATACATGTGGTAATTATAGATAAAAGTTACTACCCCGTGCTTGTGCACGACCTGATGACTAGTGGTACCTGCACTCACACAGTATATACATCACTAGGGGGAGTATCCAGGAGGTCAACACTACAAGTTAAATAAATAGGGAATTCAGTTTGTTTAACTCACTCTTAGACACAACTACCGAGGATACCTGGAAGATAACATGAACTCCTCTTCCATACTATATCTTCTGGCCGATTCATCACTTCCATCTGCAGTTGATGGATAATTCATTGCGATACCATCGCCATGTGCATTGTCCAAGGTAGTATCTGGAACATGTTGTTTGTCTGATTGAATGCTTCCAAGTATTGACTCCACTTGTTTCATTGTTGGACGGTCCTCCCGTCTTAACTTTATACATTCTACTGCAAGTGCAGCGACTTTTTGTACATTTTGGTCTTCCTCCTCCATAACTTGTGGATCTAATATCTGTGACAAATTTCCTTCAGCATACAAGGTAGCAAAATCCACAACAAGGCCCTCTCCTTCAGAAGACAAATATGAAAATGGCTTTTTTCTAGTCAGCAATTCTACCAGCATAACTCCAAAGCTATAAACATCACTTTTCTCTGTGAGTCTCCCTGTGTAGAAGTACATAGGGTCCAAATACCCTCTTGTACCTTGTACCATTGTTGTTACACCTGACCTATCGATTGGAACATATCTTGAAGCACCGAAGTCTGCTATCTTTGATGTAAGAGAATCGTCCAGAAGTATGTTACCAGATTTGATATCTCTGTGAATGATTGGTACAGAAGCTGTTGAGTGAAGGTATGACAGAGATCCGGCTGTCTCAGTTGCAATCCGCAACCTATTGTCCCATGACAATGAACTTGGGCCCTGGGCATGAAGGTGGTCATAAAGGGTTCCATTGGATATGAATTCGTAGACTAACATCGGGACTTCTGTCTCTAGGCAGCAACCATAGAGTTTCACCACATTTCTATGATTGATCTGTGATAGGATGGCAACCTCATTGATGAACTCATCAATCTCCTTTTGTATCACCTTTTTCGGTTTCTTGATAGCGACGACATGCTTGTCTGATAAAATCCCTTTGTAGACTGTACCATGCCCTCCACCACCGAGCTCACGGGATTTATCAAAATTATTCGTTGCTTTCTCCAGCTCTTCCAAGGGTATGATCATTCTTTCTGCAATATCAGCTCTCTGTGAAACCAACTGTTGCAACAGTCGCCCCCGATTTTGCTCAAAGAACTTCCACTTCAACATTTTTGCTCTCCTATGTTTCAGTTTGTTGGAAATGAAGACAACACTGAGAGCCGAAAGTATGAGTCCTGCCCCAATAGCAACTCCAATAGCGATATATGCACCTAAGAAATTACATGATTGCACAATTATTATCACCGATATTTTTGTGTACTACCTGGAGCAATGGCAGCTAGTGCAGTGATGCAGTTTCTACTTAAAGAAACTTATTATGGTCGCAAAGCTGAAGCATTACTGCTCTCACCTGTAGTTAATTGGATGCCGTGGTGAGCTGGAGTCAAAAACAAAATGGTAAAACCACTTGGTGAGATTTCAGAGAACGAAAGGAAATCAACTGAGTACAACTTAACCTGCATATATCTAACATGTAAGCTAACCTCTGCACCCATCATCTCCGGGGCTATAGGGGTTGCCCTGGTAGCTCTCCTCGCAATGGCATGTGTAGCCTCTTGTTCCTGCTCTGCAGGTACTATGCGCGCTCTTGCAGAGTTGTCGCCTTACTTCGTGAGTGCAATTCGGGTGCAATTTGGCGTCAGGTCTAGGTAAGCCTGATGGTAGTGACAAGACCTCCCACTGCAGAACCATGGGGACGTCCTGCGCCGCTACCGACCGGGACTTGCCTGAGACATTCTGCTGACTATCAAACCACCCTGCCTCTGCGATTAACACGTACGCCGGCATGGGGCTTCGCTTCTTGTCGATCTGCTCGTAAGACACTAAGCTGGGCAGCATGCCGTTGGTAGACATGGATATGCGCGCCTGGCAGCATCCCGTGCCGTAGCACCTTGGCACCCCGTCGATATACCTGCTGTCTGTCACGTTGTCCGGGCACAAGGAGGCGCAGCCGCTGATGGCGATCTGGTCAAGGTCGTCTTCATACATACTCGCCATGGCGTTGCACCCCATGAGGATGAGCTCGTTCCGTGTCGACAGTGAGTAGGGTGCCTCGCGGCGTTCAAAGATCCGCGGCTCAGAACCATCGTCAGTATATTCTCCCTCGAAATAGAACGCGGGACCATGGGAGCTGATGTTCAAAATGGGGCCGGAATGTGCGACGCGCAACGCCGAGTTTGGGAGGTCAAACTCGATGACTCGGAAGAAACCGGTGTCGCCGACGAGCAACCGGGGGGCGCCGTGGGTTGTGGTGTCACAGGTGAGGTTGAACCCTGGCATATAGCAACTGGCCGCTGGCCCGGCAGCTGTGCCCTGAATGCCGAACGGGTGCGGCACACGAATGTGGCCGCAGAACCTCTGGCATTCTCCTGCATCGAATTAGGTTTAGAAACGTTAGCAAAATATTCTCCATACATAGAACTACTAGCTAGCTTATTTAAACTACCCTAAACATTATTTTCCATGACAAGAACTACCCTAAACACTTCACAAGCTTTGCCGTACTAGGAAaaaccttattgccggcgcaccaaaaatggctgctgccggcgcaccagaacCTGCAGGTGGAAACAGGCTGTTGGTAATGGGTTACTTCCGGCGCACCAGCTGGTGCGCTGACGGTAACACGAGTTATCCCCCTGGCGCACCGTACTAGTCCTGGTGCGCCGTTGGTATGCTTTTTCaaaagaatttaaaaaaatcgatctagatctagatctagctcggGTTCGTCCTCGAAAACCGTGGCCGTGGTCTGCCTTATTGTCGACGCCGCTCCAGtataggaggaggtggaggtggaggaggaggaggaggaggaggaggaggaggaggaggagtaggccggaggtggaggtggaggaggaggcccaaGGTGGAGGAGGTCactggaagagaaggaggaggaggaggccgtcggGGAGGACTACAAGGTCATCCATGCAGCAATAGGAGGAGGCCGTCAGTGAGGAGAAAAGGAGAAGAAAGGAGAAAAGGAGGAGGAAAACAGGAGAAGGGGGAGAAGTAAGGAAGGAGAATAGGCAGAGGGCCGGTTTTGTATATATAGCCTACCTTACCGCAGCGCACCTAATATGGTGGTGCGTCGAGAGTAAATTTTGATTCTTTTTATAAAAATCTAAAAGATGAAAAAACTCCTATTTCTTTTTTTGTATTTGACGAATCTAAATTCTATCTAAACGATCGTAGGTGGTTGAAATCGGATAGAAAACTCCGCGTTGAtatattttgatataaaaaagtttttcattggaggtcgtatgcaaccagaaatctcgTTTTACCGAAATATGACACTATTTTACATAATATATCAAATtcatgttttttaattttcaatAAAACTAGGTGACATAACACAAGGGcgaaggatttttttttttggaacttctaccatttttattttatttttttcaaaaactGAAAAGGCAATCAGGTGTGTGTAGGGAAAATTAGAGTCGCACTTACCGCCGGCACACCACCATGTTTATGCGCCGGTGGTAAGAAAATTACCACCGACGCATGACCTTGTTCACCCTTATCCCCGGCCTGCCATATCGGACGTGCGCCGACAGTAGTCTGCTATCACCGGCGACCCTACAAATACGTGCGCCGGCGGTATTTAGCACCGACGCATCCCTAGTTTGGAGCGTCGGCGGTAACCCGTGCGGCTATAAgcattttcctagtagtgaataTTATAAAAAAAAGAATCTACTAAGTCCAGTCAATATTAATCAACGCTAACTGTACCTACATACGCGCTAGCGTTGCATATGCTCCGCGTCGATCTAATCGGATCGGAGGGAATATTAGTGAAAATACATTCTCATCCGCCTTATTTTCCATCTCAAGAACCACCTCAAGCACTTCAAAAGTTTGTTGTAGTTCATGCTCTTCTAAAATATGTCATCCACAGAGGCTTTtaaccatctccttgaagaactacTACACATGTGCGCAGGTAACGCGGTAAACATGTGTTGGGTACAAAATATAGACATCTTGATTTCTGTTTTTTAGGGACAATTGAGAAGATCGACTGCTCGAGAGCTCACGTATTTGGatttcataaccttgatcatcagAAGAATCAACACCACTTTGCAAAAACGTTGGGCTTTTGGAGACATTTTTTTTATATTAATTACACTTGCGAAAAATGTCTTGGAAAGAACATATATACACCACTTTGCAAAAACGTTGGGCTTGGAGCACAAGTGCAAGCCTCAAAAGCTAGCAAGTTCTACATCATCCACTTCAAGTCACATAAAGcttgaccaaacttttagaaaaATCTATTAATAAGCATGATATTTTATATAGATATCATAaggaaatatatttcatgatataTCTAATGATATTATTTTTGTAATTTGCATGTTAGAGAATCTTTGTAAAAACTTGGTCAGACTTTACATGTTTtgacttttcaaaaataatataaACCCGTATTCGGTGGAACAGATGTAGTAAAGATCTTGATAACTTAATATGCAAATTTTCACTAAACCACTATACATCAGCAACTTTTCACTTAATGGTTTGGTAACTACATCATCATCAGGGTTGCAACTATTTTCTCAACACTTAATAACAATGTCAACACCACTTTGGTAATCCTTGTGTCTATATTTATATGACACACTTCAACTTTAACCATTAATTTAACCTAAAAAAATAGAAGTACCAAATTAAGTTGCAGGTTACCTGTGACCGTGGAAGAATTGACGCATCCACCGGGCATCTGGTGGTTGCCCTGGGTACCGGGAGGGCAGACGCACTCAAAAGTTCCATTTTTGTTTACACATCGACCGAAGCAGCCATTTTTTGCTGGATCCTCGCACTCGTTGATGTCTAGAAAATATATAACGTCCATAGGTAAGACTGAAAGAGAAGTTTGGAGCGGAAAAGTACAGTGCAAATTGAAGGAGAATGGAGAAGGTACCTTTGCATCCGTCGGGTAGGTAGGGATTGCCTTGGTAACCATAGTTGCAGGTGCATGTATAGCCTCGTCTACGCCCTGTTCGGCCGCAGTCTCTTGTTGGGTCGCTGTGAGTGTCCGGTACGGCGCTGTCCCCAACGACCCCCCACTCCAGTATCACCGGAACTGGCATCCTTGCGAGGTTGGGCGGATTATCGAAGAGCACGTCGGAGCCGAAGTGCTGGTCAAACCATCCCTGCGCCGCCACCAGCACGTGCACGGGAGCTAGCCGAAGGTCGGCGCTGTGGTTGAAACCGAACCATTTGATCTGCACGTCGTAGGAGCCGCCGTAGACCAGCATCCCCTCCGCCTCCTCGTACGGGTTGGTGACGATGGGCGCGCGGCAGCAACCCATGCCGTTGCATCCGCTGGCCAGCTCAAGGTTCCAGCTTTCATGGCAGAAGGTGAAGCAGCCGCTCATGGTGACGTCGCCGTTCCTCAGCGTGGCCGCCGTGTTGCAGCTCAGCACGGTGAGCTCGTTACGGCCGGCGAGCCTGTAGGGTCCGTCGTCCGGAAGGCCGCCGAACAAGGTGCCGCGGCCCTCGAGGGCGTCGGACCCGCTCATCTCTATGCCGCCGCTGTAGACGACTGTCATGAGGGCGCTTTTGAGGCCGATTCCTTTGACTTCAAGGTCGCCGACGCCGAGGAGCAGCCTTGGGGTGCCCTGGCCTCTGCCTCTGTCGTCGACGCAGGTGAGGTTGAACCCCGGCAGGGAGCAGTTGGCCGGGCCTATGCCGAATGGGTACGGCACCTCCACGTCCCCGCACGACGTGACGCAGCCGGGCAGGCCTACGGGTGGTGAGCTCGGTGCCGCACAGGCCACCAGCGTCAGCATCAGTGCTGCCGCCGTCGTCCCTAGAGCTCGAGCTCTCGCAGAGAGTGCGCTTCGCGTCATTGGTAGTGGTGGTACTGTAGCGTCGCTGTCCGTGTCGGAGTATATCGTATGGGCAGATGCCGAGCCCTCGTATCGGCCCTGCCTCACCTCACCTACCGCTGCAAACTTAACTAGAGTAACTTATACGGTCTCAGCTTTACAACTTTGTTTAACCACCAGATTAGCTGGACTGCTGTGATTCCCCTCGATCGGAGTAAAGAACACAAACCGAAAGCTTCACAGCCTGAAACCTTGCCAAAGTACTCATGGCACGCGAGCGAGAATCACATGGATATGTTCAGTCTTGATGAAGCATAAACATGGGTACATCAAGAAAATAAGATAATCTGATATGAAAAGTTAGGACTGAATGGTTGAATGGAAGAAAGAATGCGATTCAGTTTGGGTTTCATACAACATCAAGGAACTGATGTTATACTACTCTCCGTATAATCTTCACTCTTACTTTCGGCAGTCCTAACGTTGGGAAATTAGTAGGAGTATTTGTAACGAATCTTACCTCCCTCGAGCCCACATCTCGGGAGGCGCTTAGGCAAGCCTTGGCAACGGGGGCAAGGACTTGTTGGCAAGGACTTGACTGGTTTCTCTTATCTCAGAAATACTAGTGGAATCAAACCTAACAAAAGTTAGGATCTACTAACAGCTTGCTTTCCCCCACAGGATTTGGAAAGTGCGATTGAGAATTCTGCGTTTGGGGGTTCTACCCACGAAACGCAGATTTGGAGAACGGAACTGAACACAAAACAATTACAAACCTAACTAGATCAACAGCGCCATTCTCGAATGTGTAACATATCTTCCAATCTAAAGGATCATTTAAATGATCGAGACCACGAGTCGCACCTTTCTTCCTTCGTATCGTATTTCAGCGGATCGGGTAGTTCCGGTTGCAGTCCCAGGGCCCCACAAGACCTTAGAATAGGTAAACTAGGTATGGAGTATTTTTTTTTGAACGGTGTAAGTTTTCTGTTTTGAACTCCTGGTACTGTGCAAATCCAGTAAGTTGCCCACATCCACAAGTCTTTTTTGTCAAGATATTGTTTCAAGTGTGGTGTCATAGTTTGATGGTGTTGCACCTAAGCATGATGCACTGCTGATGCACTAGTTTGGTTCATTTGTTAGACCGCTCTCTATATGCGTGCGCGGGAGACAACCATTGTAGATTCCAGCCGAGAAGACCAGGAAAAGATAAGGATAAAGAATGTCATATATCTCAGGAGCTAGATCACTTCCCGATGAACAAGCGAAAGGAGGAAGAGAGGCATGTATCTTTAAGTGAGCTGCTTGAGCGGAGGGTAGGCTCGGGAGCGGAAGACTAAAGCAAACGGAGAGAGGCAAGGCCTTCATTTGTTTAAAAATAGTCTTCTCATTCCCGTTCTTCTTTTTTATCTTCTTGTCTTGTTTCTTCTGCTCCAGTATTCGCTAAGCCCCTTGATAGGGGTTGGTTAGGAGTAGCTCTGCAGGGTGTGACTACGGGATTATTGGTAAACTTCATAAGGAAAGTAAAACCCATTTATTTATTTTTCCTACAAAATTGGTAGTACATACAATTAATTACTCTTAATTAAAAGGTGGCAGTACTCTAACTCTCACACGATCGAGGAGGAGGCCATTTGCCCTTCCATTCCTCGGAGTGGTACTTGATTGATCCACGAAATATAATAGGACTGTGGAAAGACATACCAAAAGCATGGCTAGGTTGAGAGAAGGTAATTATATTATTTTATTCAATCACTTCGTGCTATACTTTCTAGATTCAAGATAGAGTTACACAAAGAAAGCTAGTATTTTCTTAATCAATGGAGATACATTCTCATGTTGCGTGCATGTTGTCATCGAACCTGAAACCGATGAAGCATACACCCAAATCCTCATTCATTTCTAAAAAAATACTACTCCTCGAGGgtattagttatatgttataaaaattatatcattagaaagtttagatgttctattttctattGATATAATTTTTGCATTATATAATTTAATTTAATTTATATATGTTAAATTGGCGACCTAGGGATATGGGGAAGACTAGTAAactgaaacggagggagtatttggtatatgaaagagcaaagtctaaacctcatgttttgtgtgtttgatgacaacacttgaataatctcaccgtgtgcaaaGAGTATCcttgatagatttgcaagtgcacggtgacctcgctggacaagtcaagatcggaggactgaagcgtagcttataggttttctggttttgtgtgtgtatcgcgaggtgacatggttggagaggaaaagtgGAGAAAGCAGTTttgtcaggccggtactaccggtaacaGTAGTGGTAGTACCGCTATCCCTACTGGTACTGCCCAACGGTACCGCTCTGGTGTTTTGCACTGAGTTTGtcccacagaacaagttacgATACCTTTGCGGTAtctcaagcggtagtaccgcccgcgagcggtagtaccgcctatggtaccgcttaagtaccgtaacaTAAGTTACGgccgtaccgctctggtaccgcttcggtaccgcttgggatccagtatgcTCTGGagaccattgcggtacctcgagcggtaccgcgagagGTAGTACCGCTTTGTGTTCAAGTGGATAAGTTCTGTGGGATTTCGaacccagagcggtagtaccgcttacccaaagcggtagtaccacttagGCAAAAACTGCACATAATGGTTGAATTTCGGGgggcctatttaaagggcccttcttccccaacacgattttatctctcctctctctctctctcctccattgttgctgagcttaaaccttgtggatctccccaaccatccaaccaatcttgcccaaactttgaggagtggtggaggagaccccgatctattgttctaccaagagagatttcaccaattcgtggtagtccttagtggatcttgttggtagggttcctatggtgggatcttggaggaagtgcacctatggaggctagcttggtgttgtgctagccccataggttgttgggagcctcctagtgttgtggagctcgccccaaccttgtgaaggaaccaccgcatcgaccggtgccatagtggagaaggggggggggcctttgtggagctctcttgaggaagaaggtgaggccttccttcgtggtgtggccgcctagcctcttgtgtgaggctagcacctcctcaacgcatacgtactctcttttgtgagaggaactgcgggaaacaaactt includes the following:
- the LOC127320966 gene encoding wall-associated receptor kinase 5; protein product: MLTLVACAAPSSPPVGLPGCVTSCGDVEVPYPFGIGPANCSLPGFNLTCVDDRGRGQGTPRLLLGVGDLEVKGIGLKSALMTVVYSGGIEMSGSDALEGRGTLFGGLPDDGPYRLAGRNELTVLSCNTAATLRNGDVTMSGCFTFCHESWNLELASGCNGMGCCRAPIVTNPYEEAEGMLVYGGSYDVQIKWFGFNHSADLRLAPVHVLVAAQGWFDQHFGSDVLFDNPPNLARMPVPVILEWGVVGDSAVPDTHSDPTRDCGRTGRRRGYTCTCNYGYQGNPYLPDGCKDINECEDPAKNGCFGRCVNKNGTFECVCPPGTQGNHQMPGGCVNSSTVTGECQRFCGHIRVPHPFGIQGTAAGPAASCYMPGFNLTCDTTTHGAPRLLVGDTGFFRVIEFDLPNSALRVAHSGPILNISSHGPAFYFEGEYTDDGSEPRIFERREAPYSLSTRNELILMGCNAMASMYEDDLDQIAISGCASLCPDNVTDSRYIDGVPRCYGTGCCQARISMSTNGMLPSLVSYEQIDKKRSPMPAYVLIAEAGWFDSQQNVSGKSRSVAAQDVPMVLQWEVLSLPSGLPRPDAKLHPNCTHEVRRQLCKSAHSTCRAGTRGYTCHCEESYQGNPYSPGDDGCRAHHGIQLTTGAYIAIGVAIGAGLILSALSVVFISNKLKHRRAKMLKWKFFEQNRGRLLQQLVSQRADIAERMIIPLEELEKATNNFDKSRELGGGGHGTVYKGILSDKHVVAIKKPKKVIQKEIDEFINEVAILSQINHRNVVKLYGCCLETEVPMLVYEFISNGTLYDHLHAQGPSSLSWDNRLRIATETAGSLSYLHSTASVPIIHRDIKSGNILLDDSLTSKIADFGASRYVPIDRSGVTTMVQGTRGYLDPMYFYTGRLTEKSDVYSFGVMLVELLTRKKPFSYLSSEGEGLVVDFATLYAEGNLSQILDPQVMEEEDQNVQKVAALAVECIKLRREDRPTMKQVESILGSIQSDKQHVPDTTLDNAHGDGIAMNYPSTADGSDESARRYSMEEEFMLSSRYPR